In Synechocystis sp. PCC 6714, the following are encoded in one genomic region:
- a CDS encoding F0F1 ATP synthase subunit gamma: protein MPNLKAIRDRIQSVKNTKKITEAMRLVAAAKVRRAQEQVLSTRPFADALAQVLYNLQNRLSFAETELPLFEEREPKSVALLVVTGDRGLCGGYNVNAIKRAEQRAKELKSQGIAVKLVLVGSKAKQYFGRRDYDVAASYANLEQIPNASEAAQIADSLVALFVSEAVDRVELIYTRFVSLISSQPVVQTLFPLSPQGLEAPDDEIFRLITRGGKFQVEREKLEAPVETFPQDMIFEQDPVQILEALLPLYNTNQLLRALQESAASELAARMTAMSNASDNAGQLIGTLTLSYNKARQAAITQELLEVVAGANSL from the coding sequence ATGCCTAACCTTAAAGCGATTCGTGACCGGATTCAGTCGGTCAAAAATACAAAAAAAATTACTGAAGCAATGCGTCTAGTGGCGGCCGCTAAGGTGCGCCGGGCCCAAGAACAGGTGCTTTCTACCCGTCCCTTTGCCGATGCTTTAGCCCAGGTACTTTATAACTTGCAAAACCGTCTTTCCTTTGCGGAAACCGAATTGCCCTTGTTTGAAGAACGGGAACCTAAATCCGTGGCTCTCCTGGTGGTCACTGGCGATCGGGGACTCTGCGGTGGCTATAACGTCAATGCCATTAAGCGGGCTGAGCAAAGGGCCAAGGAATTAAAAAGCCAAGGCATTGCCGTCAAGCTGGTATTGGTAGGTAGTAAAGCCAAACAGTATTTTGGCCGACGGGACTACGATGTAGCCGCTAGCTATGCAAATTTAGAACAAATCCCCAACGCATCAGAAGCGGCCCAAATTGCGGATTCCCTGGTGGCTTTGTTTGTTTCTGAGGCAGTGGATCGGGTGGAGCTAATTTACACTCGTTTTGTGTCTCTGATTAGCTCCCAACCGGTGGTGCAAACCCTGTTTCCCCTGTCTCCCCAAGGATTAGAAGCCCCCGATGACGAAATCTTCCGTTTAATCACCCGGGGAGGCAAGTTCCAGGTGGAACGGGAAAAACTGGAAGCTCCGGTGGAAACATTTCCCCAGGATATGATTTTTGAACAGGATCCAGTGCAAATTCTAGAAGCTTTGTTGCCCTTATATAACACTAATCAATTGCTACGGGCTCTGCAGGAGTCGGCGGCCAGCGAGCTAGCGGCTCGGATGACTGCCATGAGCAATGCCAGTGACAACGCTGGACAGTTAATTGGCACTCTCACTTTGTCCTATAACAAAGCCCGTCAGGCGGCAATTACGCAGGAACTTTTGGAAGTGGTGGCAGGGGCTAATTCCCTCTAG
- the atpH gene encoding ATP synthase F1 subunit delta, with amino-acid sequence MKGSLYSSKIAEPYAQALMGLAQQQNLTEVFGEDLRSLLALLKDSPDLSAVLSSPVVKDEDKKSVLRSVIGDGGNGYLLNFLMLLVDKRRIVFLEAICEQYLALLRQFTNTVLAEVTSALKLTDVQKDRVKEKVKQLTGAQAVELETKVDEDILGGIVIKVGSQVFDSSLRGQLRRVGLSLGATL; translated from the coding sequence ATGAAAGGTTCCTTATACAGCAGTAAGATTGCTGAACCCTACGCCCAGGCGTTGATGGGGTTAGCCCAACAACAAAATTTGACCGAGGTGTTTGGAGAAGATTTACGTTCCCTCCTGGCCCTGCTCAAAGATTCCCCCGATTTGTCTGCGGTGCTTTCTAGCCCAGTGGTCAAGGACGAAGATAAAAAGTCTGTGCTCCGTTCTGTGATAGGGGATGGGGGCAATGGTTATCTGCTCAACTTTTTGATGTTGCTGGTGGATAAACGCCGCATTGTTTTCCTCGAAGCCATTTGTGAGCAATACCTGGCCCTATTGCGGCAGTTTACCAATACGGTATTGGCTGAAGTTACCTCCGCCCTAAAGCTCACCGATGTCCAAAAGGATCGGGTGAAGGAAAAAGTTAAACAACTCACTGGGGCCCAGGCAGTGGAACTAGAAACCAAAGTGGACGAGGACATCCTCGGTGGCATTGTCATCAAAGTGGGTTCCCAGGTGTTTGATTCCAGTTTGCGGGGTCAACTCCGCCGGGTTGGTCTGAGTCTCGGGGCCACTCTCTAG
- the atpA gene encoding F0F1 ATP synthase subunit alpha produces MVSIRPDEISSIIRQQIESYDQSVQVSNVGTVLQVGDGTARIYGLEQVMSQELLEFEDGTIGIALNLEEDNVGAVLMGDGFGIQEGSTVKTTGQIAQIPVGDAMVGRVVDSLGRPIDGKGPITSTATRLLESPAPGIIERKSVCEPMQTGITAIDAMIPIGRGQRELIIGDRKTGKTAIAIDTIINQKSEDVICVYVAIGQKASTVAQIIDTLTEKGAMAYTIVVAANANDPATLQYLAPYTGATLAEHFMYQGKSTLVIYDDLSKQAQAYRQMSLLMRRPPGREAYPGDVFYIHSRLLERAAKLSDALGGGSMTALPVIETQAGDVSAYIPTNVISITDGQIFLSTDLFNAGFRPAINAGISVSRVGSAAQTKAMKKVAGKLKLELAQFAELEAFSQFASDLDAATQAQLARGQRLRQLLKQPENSPLSVWEQVAISYAGLNGYIDTIPVDKVTEFSQGLRDYLKANKAKYVEIISSTKALSEEAETLLKEGIKEFTQGFAA; encoded by the coding sequence ATGGTAAGCATTAGACCCGACGAGATTAGCAGTATTATCCGCCAGCAAATCGAGTCCTACGATCAGAGCGTCCAGGTTTCCAACGTGGGTACAGTGCTCCAGGTGGGAGATGGTACTGCGCGGATTTACGGTCTGGAGCAGGTTATGTCCCAGGAGTTGCTGGAGTTCGAAGATGGCACCATTGGTATCGCCCTGAACCTGGAAGAGGATAACGTCGGTGCGGTGTTGATGGGGGACGGTTTCGGTATCCAAGAAGGCAGTACCGTTAAAACCACTGGCCAGATTGCCCAAATTCCCGTAGGGGATGCCATGGTGGGTCGGGTGGTGGATTCCCTTGGTCGCCCCATCGACGGGAAAGGCCCCATTACTTCCACTGCTACCCGTTTGTTGGAATCCCCCGCTCCTGGGATTATTGAGCGGAAATCCGTTTGTGAGCCAATGCAAACTGGTATTACCGCCATCGACGCGATGATTCCCATTGGTCGGGGTCAGCGGGAGTTGATCATTGGAGACCGTAAAACCGGTAAAACGGCGATCGCCATTGACACCATCATTAACCAGAAGTCCGAAGACGTAATTTGCGTTTACGTGGCGATCGGCCAAAAGGCTTCCACCGTTGCTCAAATCATTGACACCCTGACGGAAAAAGGTGCCATGGCCTACACCATCGTGGTGGCCGCCAATGCTAATGACCCTGCCACCCTGCAATATTTGGCCCCCTACACCGGTGCCACCTTGGCGGAACATTTCATGTACCAAGGCAAGAGCACCCTGGTAATCTACGACGATTTGTCCAAGCAAGCCCAGGCCTACCGTCAAATGTCCCTGTTAATGCGTCGTCCCCCCGGTCGGGAAGCTTACCCCGGTGACGTATTCTACATCCACTCCCGTTTGTTAGAGCGGGCGGCTAAATTGAGCGATGCCCTCGGTGGTGGAAGCATGACCGCCCTGCCGGTGATTGAAACCCAAGCTGGGGACGTTTCTGCCTACATTCCCACCAACGTAATTTCCATTACCGACGGTCAAATTTTCCTTTCCACTGACCTATTCAACGCTGGTTTCCGTCCTGCCATCAACGCCGGTATTTCGGTAAGCCGGGTAGGTTCGGCCGCCCAAACCAAAGCCATGAAAAAAGTGGCTGGTAAATTGAAACTGGAACTAGCTCAGTTCGCGGAATTGGAAGCCTTTTCCCAATTTGCTTCCGATTTGGACGCTGCTACCCAAGCCCAATTGGCCCGGGGCCAGCGTTTGCGTCAACTGCTGAAACAACCTGAAAATTCCCCTCTGTCTGTGTGGGAACAGGTGGCCATCAGCTATGCCGGTTTAAATGGTTACATTGACACCATTCCTGTGGACAAAGTGACCGAATTTTCCCAAGGTCTGCGGGATTATCTCAAGGCCAACAAAGCTAAGTACGTAGAAATCATCAGTAGCACCAAAGCTCTGAGTGAGGAAGCCGAAACTTTGTTGAAAGAAGGGATTAAAGAATTCACCCAAGGTTTTGCCGCCTAA